In Halococcus saccharolyticus DSM 5350, the following are encoded in one genomic region:
- a CDS encoding helix-turn-helix domain-containing protein: MSRKAHREGGVEGEGEKPSISTKEASLLVTFRLDAPLLRQTVQRVRDTTVEVEQELAVDDTGTLLTIRARGTALDEFEDALAADETVRSVERLGVEAADERRYQLEIPREHSLYWEWATESAVLLAATRRPNDWEVRMCLPDRAALAELRECCRDRGWGFSLTQLKKASTSGERARDRYGATSKQRDLLTAAVNRGYFAIPREVSLAELAAEFDISDQAASERLRRGLANHLDNSLDTTD; the protein is encoded by the coding sequence ATGAGCAGAAAGGCTCATAGAGAAGGGGGAGTTGAGGGGGAGGGAGAGAAGCCGTCAATATCGACCAAGGAGGCGAGCCTGCTCGTGACGTTCCGCCTCGACGCACCGTTACTCCGTCAGACGGTCCAGCGTGTCCGCGACACGACCGTCGAAGTCGAACAGGAACTCGCGGTCGACGACACGGGAACGCTGCTGACGATCAGGGCCAGGGGCACGGCACTCGACGAGTTCGAAGACGCGCTCGCTGCCGACGAAACAGTCAGGAGTGTCGAGCGACTCGGTGTCGAAGCCGCGGACGAGCGCCGCTATCAACTGGAAATTCCCCGGGAGCACTCGCTGTACTGGGAGTGGGCCACCGAGAGTGCAGTGTTGCTCGCCGCGACACGACGGCCGAACGACTGGGAGGTGCGAATGTGTCTGCCCGACCGTGCGGCTCTCGCCGAGCTCCGTGAGTGCTGTCGCGATCGTGGATGGGGGTTCAGCCTCACCCAGCTGAAGAAGGCCTCAACCTCGGGTGAACGAGCCCGGGATCGATACGGGGCGACCAGCAAACAACGCGATCTCCTCACCGCTGCGGTCAATCGCGGTTACTTCGCCATCCCGCGCGAAGTGAGTCTCGCGGAACTCGCCGCGGAGTTCGACATTTCGGATCAGGCCGCTTCCGAGCGGTTGCGCCGCGGCCTCGCCAACCATCTCGACAACAGTCTCGACACCACCGATTGA
- a CDS encoding DUF7563 family protein, whose amino-acid sequence MYYCQGCGAVVTDMYARVCAPPDIHRVRVCPECDDKARDGADVRETYCPRYYND is encoded by the coding sequence ATGTACTACTGCCAGGGCTGCGGAGCGGTCGTGACTGATATGTATGCACGAGTATGCGCACCGCCGGATATTCACCGTGTCCGGGTATGTCCGGAGTGCGACGACAAAGCCCGTGATGGGGCCGACGTCCGGGAAACCTACTGTCCCCGGTATTACAATGATTAA
- a CDS encoding G8 domain-containing protein has product MFGVASTPLQGPMDGMYRAVQNGQWDDPSVWADGAVPDDDARVLIERGVIVTVAHQGTARLKTVHVDGTLTFDPTVDTHLQVDTLVTNPRSTLRIGTPSTPIEAGTEARITFIDTGPIDEAQDPGRRRRGLLVNGDLTVHGAAKTSWTELARFPAVGDRQLSLPATPTNWKAGDRLVVPGVNPNENRDEERRIEAVAGTTVRLDCALEYDHIPPADDLDGYVLNLSRNVMFESESAEIPRRGHVMVMNPATDVRYAAFRELGRTDKSQAITDPVRGTAPDDAETNPKARYSFHYHKTGIEQEPHRAEGVVVDGSPGWGIVNHHSHAEVTDSITYDVLGAGFVAEGGNERGSFGRNFALRSKGSGDKIDDRAFGTRHASIEIDDFGHAGHGFWSQSPIVELTDNVAAGHRHYGFAIWTRQLLDGPMAECTQVEDSRVTYCPNLPMEYVEGQKPLMEAISAGRFSHDHDELMRDTDKVPSCFVRLERFEGNEAFASAGGLDFSRNSFKWKHERFDQFSEIRDFTVYNVGPHIDDEGNTRGVVKNGAKKGGNQGIKLRYLSNVAVRDCRLLGTDGTGVGIPGHDYFWTNIVENCDIRGWNLGVVPGEHRTTIVRDNVLDNAVDIDWKIGNTGPLVAERNDDGAGKQPLLRHDLSYDDVKAGELLGLARNRGTVLDGRTVYYEEQRPDYVPIKSEAELVTVTTGGSYGHMTDVIGHDDAGAVIGLTNQELMDQFGVSLGGSLLPDTAVGEDYVTGGVLDPINRSTPPEAAWLDVAAGDILSGAEVVSDANTESGEAVRVTTGTDEPPADDASVVSINFDVSEGTYSLYGRFFTRSWNGDTVYTRIDDGTWNAWEKLKPPNGFKWYTAAPNDESEYTWDLSAGTHTLEIGCPNDGVLLDKLFIASDATILGGFGQPAQNR; this is encoded by the coding sequence GTGTTCGGCGTTGCTTCGACTCCGCTACAAGGACCGATGGACGGGATGTATCGGGCGGTGCAAAACGGGCAGTGGGACGATCCGTCCGTCTGGGCGGACGGTGCTGTCCCGGATGACGACGCCCGCGTGCTCATCGAGCGTGGTGTGATCGTCACAGTCGCCCACCAAGGGACAGCCCGGCTCAAAACCGTCCACGTCGACGGGACGCTGACGTTCGATCCGACTGTCGACACACATCTCCAGGTCGATACGCTGGTGACGAACCCCAGAAGCACGCTCCGGATAGGCACACCGTCGACCCCCATTGAGGCCGGAACCGAAGCCCGGATCACGTTCATCGACACCGGCCCGATCGACGAAGCGCAGGACCCCGGTCGGCGACGCCGAGGGCTTCTCGTGAATGGGGATCTGACGGTCCACGGGGCAGCGAAGACGTCTTGGACCGAGCTCGCGCGTTTCCCGGCAGTAGGGGACCGCCAACTATCCCTCCCGGCGACACCGACGAACTGGAAAGCGGGTGACCGACTCGTCGTACCAGGAGTGAACCCCAACGAAAACAGGGACGAGGAGCGGCGGATCGAGGCTGTTGCTGGAACGACAGTACGCCTTGACTGTGCACTGGAGTACGACCACATCCCACCGGCAGACGACCTCGACGGATACGTCCTCAACCTGTCTCGCAACGTCATGTTCGAATCGGAATCGGCGGAGATTCCGCGGCGTGGACATGTGATGGTCATGAACCCCGCGACCGACGTCCGGTACGCTGCGTTCCGCGAACTGGGACGGACCGACAAATCGCAGGCGATCACCGATCCAGTTCGGGGAACAGCACCCGACGACGCGGAGACGAATCCGAAAGCGAGGTACTCGTTTCACTATCACAAGACGGGGATCGAACAGGAGCCACATCGGGCCGAAGGAGTCGTCGTCGACGGCAGTCCCGGGTGGGGCATCGTCAACCACCACTCTCACGCCGAAGTGACGGACTCGATCACGTACGACGTACTCGGTGCAGGATTCGTCGCCGAAGGTGGCAACGAACGCGGATCGTTCGGACGGAACTTCGCGCTCCGATCGAAGGGAAGTGGCGACAAGATCGACGACCGTGCGTTCGGCACTCGCCACGCCTCCATCGAAATCGACGACTTCGGTCACGCTGGTCACGGTTTCTGGTCCCAAAGCCCGATCGTCGAACTCACGGACAACGTCGCTGCTGGCCACCGGCACTACGGATTCGCCATCTGGACACGCCAACTCCTCGACGGGCCGATGGCCGAATGTACACAGGTCGAAGACAGTCGAGTGACCTACTGTCCTAACCTCCCGATGGAGTACGTAGAGGGACAGAAACCACTCATGGAAGCGATTTCTGCGGGGAGGTTCAGTCATGACCACGACGAACTGATGCGGGACACCGACAAGGTTCCGTCGTGTTTTGTTCGCCTCGAACGCTTCGAGGGCAACGAGGCGTTTGCATCGGCTGGCGGGTTGGACTTCTCGCGCAACAGCTTCAAGTGGAAACACGAACGGTTCGACCAGTTCAGCGAAATCCGTGACTTCACGGTGTACAACGTCGGCCCTCACATCGATGACGAGGGGAACACACGCGGCGTCGTCAAAAATGGGGCGAAGAAAGGTGGCAACCAGGGCATCAAACTCCGATACCTGTCGAACGTCGCCGTCCGAGACTGTCGCCTTCTCGGGACCGACGGGACGGGAGTCGGAATCCCCGGTCACGACTATTTCTGGACCAATATCGTCGAGAACTGTGACATCCGGGGTTGGAATCTCGGTGTCGTCCCGGGCGAGCATCGAACAACGATCGTCCGTGACAACGTTCTCGACAACGCCGTCGACATCGATTGGAAGATCGGTAACACCGGTCCGCTCGTTGCCGAGCGCAACGACGATGGGGCAGGGAAACAGCCCTTGCTACGCCATGACCTCAGCTACGATGACGTGAAAGCTGGAGAGTTGCTGGGGCTCGCTCGAAATCGCGGAACGGTCCTCGACGGCCGAACGGTCTATTATGAGGAACAACGTCCAGATTATGTCCCGATCAAATCCGAAGCGGAACTGGTTACGGTCACAACTGGCGGGAGCTACGGACACATGACCGATGTTATCGGTCATGACGATGCTGGAGCGGTTATCGGGCTCACGAATCAAGAGTTGATGGATCAGTTCGGTGTGTCGCTTGGTGGGTCACTGCTACCTGATACTGCCGTTGGCGAAGACTACGTCACTGGTGGGGTGCTCGACCCCATCAACCGTTCGACTCCACCCGAAGCAGCGTGGTTAGACGTAGCCGCTGGTGATATTCTCTCGGGAGCAGAAGTGGTGTCCGATGCCAACACAGAGAGCGGCGAGGCTGTGCGTGTGACTACAGGAACGGACGAACCGCCAGCCGATGATGCGTCCGTTGTGTCGATAAACTTCGACGTTTCTGAAGGGACCTACTCGCTGTATGGACGGTTCTTCACCCGTAGTTGGAACGGCGACACGGTGTACACTCGAATCGACGACGGTACGTGGAACGCGTGGGAGAAGTTGAAGCCGCCAAACGGGTTCAAGTGGTACACAGCAGCCCCGAACGATGAGTCTGAGTACACGTGGGACCTCTCAGCAGGAACACACACGCTCGAGATCGGGTGTCCGAACGATGGCGTTCTCCTCGACAAACTGTTCATTGCCTCGGATGCCACCATCCTCGGCGGTTTCGGGCAACCAGCGCAGAATCGGTGA
- a CDS encoding helix-turn-helix domain-containing protein, protein MTTIAGLAIPSDEFSLGEVLSHPSARIELTQFVPIGNHLLPYFWVGAGYDAAAFERQVRSDPHVASLTDLDGSVTKTLYHIEWTDDAELDGLLGVFRDNDILVEEAEGTATEWRFQIRAHNTGVLEAFQRECLDRDIPIEITQVYHNPTETEIDSYGLTPKQYEALALAFEQGYFTVPRESSLTELAEEVGISRQAYSRRLQRGLRGILAETFQLDE, encoded by the coding sequence ATGACGACAATCGCTGGCCTCGCGATCCCGAGCGATGAATTCTCCCTCGGTGAGGTTCTCAGTCACCCGAGCGCGCGCATCGAACTGACACAATTCGTCCCGATCGGCAACCATCTCCTGCCGTACTTCTGGGTGGGGGCGGGCTACGACGCCGCAGCGTTCGAACGACAGGTTCGATCCGACCCACACGTGGCGTCGCTCACCGATCTCGATGGCTCAGTGACCAAGACGTTATATCATATCGAGTGGACCGATGACGCCGAACTCGACGGTCTCTTGGGTGTCTTCAGGGACAACGACATCCTCGTCGAGGAAGCCGAGGGGACCGCGACCGAGTGGCGGTTCCAGATCCGCGCGCACAATACGGGGGTGCTCGAAGCCTTCCAGCGCGAGTGTCTCGACCGCGACATTCCGATCGAAATCACCCAGGTGTATCACAACCCTACGGAGACCGAGATCGATTCGTATGGACTCACCCCAAAACAATACGAAGCGCTCGCGCTGGCGTTCGAACAGGGGTACTTCACGGTGCCACGCGAGAGTTCGCTGACTGAACTCGCCGAAGAGGTCGGGATCAGCAGACAAGCGTATTCGCGTCGACTCCAGCGCGGATTGCGCGGGATTCTCGCCGAAACCTTCCAGTTGGACGAATAG
- a CDS encoding helix-turn-helix transcriptional regulator has translation MDTSLDNVEFLSRSVHRHAALEALIERPHDRADLRESIGASSSTIGRVLDDLEAKGWITRIEHHYEVTQVGKLVGGEFARLLETMEAVEQLQEVIDWLPTEQMEFDITTLQDAEITTSTQSNPFIPILRMATRLGTASHIQMLASSVIPPVLTAVRDAVIEEAQTFEAVIPAGLLDDVSAETGMTTQIQEILNSNQAAVLRSDDEISYTMAIADETLLIEGTDEQGIPRALIETENKSAVTWAESVYTSYRSDAERIGPSQVVA, from the coding sequence ATGGATACGTCACTCGACAACGTTGAGTTTCTCTCACGGTCGGTCCATCGCCACGCGGCGCTGGAAGCGTTGATCGAGAGACCACACGATCGGGCGGATCTTCGGGAATCGATCGGTGCGTCTTCGTCCACGATTGGACGTGTTCTCGACGATCTCGAAGCGAAGGGATGGATCACAAGAATCGAGCATCACTACGAGGTAACGCAGGTCGGAAAGCTCGTCGGCGGCGAGTTTGCCCGCTTGCTCGAGACAATGGAAGCCGTCGAACAACTTCAGGAAGTGATCGATTGGCTACCGACCGAGCAGATGGAATTTGACATCACTACTTTACAAGACGCAGAGATCACCACATCGACACAGAGCAATCCGTTCATACCGATTCTTCGAATGGCAACTCGTCTCGGTACTGCTAGTCACATCCAGATGCTCGCATCTTCGGTCATTCCTCCAGTACTAACCGCAGTTCGAGACGCGGTGATTGAAGAGGCGCAGACGTTCGAGGCCGTGATTCCAGCAGGCCTTCTCGATGACGTAAGTGCTGAAACAGGCATGACGACCCAGATTCAGGAGATACTCAACTCCAACCAAGCCGCTGTGCTGAGGAGTGATGATGAAATTTCATACACCATGGCAATAGCTGATGAGACTTTATTAATAGAAGGTACTGACGAACAAGGGATTCCACGGGCACTCATCGAAACCGAAAACAAGTCTGCAGTGACGTGGGCCGAATCGGTGTATACGTCTTACCGATCCGATGCAGAACGGATCGGACCTAGCCAGGTCGTGGCGTGA
- a CDS encoding twin-arginine translocase TatA/TatE family subunit: MISTRLFETVFPLFVGVPGGLELVVILAVIVLLFGPSKLPQLARSVGKAEAEFQKSRHEVEMDLESSTQPNASGPEAATDSVQDLHTASSETGTVVP, encoded by the coding sequence ATGATCAGCACGAGACTGTTCGAAACGGTCTTCCCGCTATTCGTGGGAGTGCCTGGCGGGCTGGAACTCGTCGTCATCCTAGCGGTGATCGTCCTGCTGTTCGGCCCGAGCAAGCTCCCGCAGCTCGCTCGGTCAGTCGGCAAGGCCGAAGCCGAGTTCCAGAAGAGCCGCCACGAGGTCGAAATGGACCTCGAGTCGTCCACACAACCGAACGCGAGCGGCCCCGAGGCGGCGACGGATTCGGTTCAGGACCTCCACACCGCTTCGAGTGAAACGGGGACGGTCGTCCCCTGA
- a CDS encoding helix-turn-helix transcriptional regulator, with the protein MTALDNIAALDDIAFLARSASRVRVLETLIEGPHDRAELQAATGIPRATVGRIVTEFEARGWVVHDGHHYRTSPLGGFLVAEFRALVEGVGTMQKLRGVIEWLPTDEFDFSLDRFADADITLPKPSDTIAPVERAAELVAAGEDVSILAFGSAPQVVEAGWRTTVNGVQSFEVVFAAETLDAVMTDPDVGTWLRELAACERGSVYRYEGTVPYNLAVIDDTANFALINDQGAPSALIETADPTIRSWVVSTLDNYRREAEALDADALGS; encoded by the coding sequence ATGACCGCACTTGACAACATCGCGGCACTCGACGACATCGCGTTTCTCGCCCGTTCGGCTAGCCGCGTTCGGGTGCTCGAAACGCTCATCGAGGGGCCACACGACCGTGCCGAACTCCAAGCAGCAACCGGCATCCCACGCGCGACGGTCGGACGTATCGTCACCGAGTTCGAGGCCAGAGGTTGGGTCGTCCACGACGGCCACCACTACCGCACGTCGCCGCTCGGCGGCTTCCTCGTCGCGGAGTTCCGCGCGCTAGTCGAGGGTGTCGGGACCATGCAGAAACTCCGTGGCGTTATCGAGTGGCTCCCGACCGACGAGTTCGATTTTTCGTTGGACCGCTTCGCCGACGCCGACATCACGCTCCCGAAACCGAGCGATACGATCGCGCCCGTCGAACGTGCCGCCGAGTTGGTGGCAGCCGGCGAGGACGTCTCCATCCTCGCCTTCGGCTCGGCCCCGCAGGTCGTCGAGGCTGGCTGGCGAACGACCGTCAACGGCGTCCAGTCGTTCGAAGTCGTCTTCGCCGCTGAGACGCTCGATGCTGTCATGACTGACCCGGACGTCGGGACGTGGCTCCGCGAGCTCGCCGCGTGCGAGCGCGGGAGCGTTTACCGCTACGAGGGAACGGTTCCGTACAACCTCGCGGTCATCGATGATACCGCCAATTTCGCGCTGATCAACGACCAGGGCGCGCCGTCGGCACTGATCGAGACCGCCGATCCGACGATTCGTTCGTGGGTCGTCTCGACCCTCGATAACTATCGGCGCGAGGCAGAAGCGCTCGATGCCGACGCGCTCGGCTCGTGA
- a CDS encoding helix-turn-helix domain-containing protein yields MSVIATVAVEADQFELGEVLHTDHDLRVDLTQFVPIDRTLAPYFWVEDDGTDALEADVRNDPRVEELTALDGVVGHTLYRIEWTQGIDGLLAALADHEIMVERGVGTNSTWLFRLRGASRDALSKFQNDCIEKGITIEIRRVIDNPDDPDGNRFELTPKQHEAVTVALESGYFDVPREASLTELAEKVGISRQAYSRRLNRGLRGLLLNTLGGDGLSSMLRGPEE; encoded by the coding sequence ATGAGCGTGATCGCGACCGTCGCGGTCGAGGCCGATCAGTTCGAACTCGGTGAGGTCCTCCACACCGATCACGACCTGCGCGTCGACCTCACCCAGTTCGTCCCGATCGACAGGACGCTCGCCCCGTATTTTTGGGTCGAGGACGACGGGACCGACGCCTTGGAAGCGGACGTCCGAAACGATCCGCGGGTCGAGGAGCTCACTGCGCTCGACGGCGTCGTCGGACACACCCTCTACCGGATCGAGTGGACGCAAGGCATCGATGGACTGCTCGCTGCGCTCGCCGATCACGAAATCATGGTCGAGCGCGGCGTCGGCACCAACAGTACCTGGTTGTTCCGACTGCGAGGCGCGAGTCGCGACGCACTCTCGAAGTTTCAAAACGACTGCATCGAGAAGGGCATTACAATCGAAATTCGGCGGGTCATCGACAACCCCGACGATCCCGACGGCAACCGCTTCGAACTCACTCCCAAACAGCATGAGGCGGTGACAGTGGCGCTCGAAAGCGGGTATTTCGACGTTCCTCGTGAGGCATCGCTGACAGAGCTCGCCGAGAAGGTCGGAATCAGCCGACAAGCCTACTCCCGCCGGTTGAACCGTGGCCTGCGGGGGCTCCTTCTGAACACGCTCGGTGGTGACGGACTGAGTAGCATGCTCCGCGGTCCCGAGGAGTAG
- a CDS encoding halocyanin domain-containing protein, whose product MTTSRRDFLKAAGAVAVVGSAGLAGCTGQATSSGSQPSGPQLPNEPNYKGWFDNVSNYDHTHDMRDQDAITIEVGSKGNMGDFGFGPAAVAVSPHTTVTWEWTGRGGSHNVIADEGTFNSGPPVTDAGTTFEFTFDRPGVYKYVCEPHEAMGMKGAVFVALAQSASGGGSAQASDGGAQQSREGAQHNHGGASA is encoded by the coding sequence ATGACCACGAGTCGTCGGGATTTCCTGAAAGCCGCCGGCGCTGTGGCGGTGGTGGGATCGGCCGGCCTCGCCGGCTGTACCGGCCAAGCGACCTCAAGTGGGAGCCAACCGAGCGGCCCGCAGCTCCCGAACGAACCCAACTACAAGGGCTGGTTCGACAACGTGAGCAACTACGATCACACCCACGACATGCGTGATCAGGACGCGATCACCATCGAGGTGGGGTCGAAGGGCAACATGGGCGACTTCGGGTTCGGCCCCGCCGCAGTAGCGGTGTCGCCCCACACCACCGTGACGTGGGAATGGACCGGCCGCGGTGGCAGCCACAACGTCATCGCCGATGAGGGCACGTTCAACAGCGGCCCCCCGGTGACCGACGCCGGCACCACCTTCGAGTTCACCTTCGACCGGCCAGGCGTCTACAAGTACGTCTGTGAGCCCCACGAGGCGATGGGCATGAAGGGCGCAGTGTTCGTCGCACTCGCCCAGTCCGCCTCCGGCGGCGGCAGTGCCCAGGCCAGCGATGGAGGCGCTCAGCAAAGTCGCGAGGGTGCCCAGCACAACCACGGAGGTGCGTCGGCATGA
- a CDS encoding monooxygenase family protein, with protein sequence MAPIVRERMAAEMDEGFVIYINGMRLNTLRALPHWLVANWKVAKMFRELEADPDSGFLGYTPIFLGLRKGAAMQYWRSLEDLQRFATDPNGSHIPAWKWYNETADPDGGLGFWAELYVVDGDSFETFFRNVPPIGVGKFARMVPMDEHERRLGLSPDGSTQKSTPSQESVEKRA encoded by the coding sequence ATGGCACCGATAGTCCGAGAACGGATGGCTGCGGAGATGGACGAGGGGTTCGTGATCTACATCAACGGGATGCGGCTCAACACGCTCCGGGCGCTCCCGCACTGGTTGGTCGCGAACTGGAAGGTCGCGAAGATGTTCAGAGAGTTGGAGGCGGATCCGGACAGCGGATTCCTCGGGTATACACCGATCTTTCTCGGACTCCGGAAGGGGGCTGCGATGCAGTACTGGCGGTCACTCGAGGACCTCCAGCGGTTCGCGACTGATCCGAACGGCTCTCACATCCCGGCCTGGAAATGGTACAACGAGACGGCCGACCCGGACGGGGGACTCGGGTTCTGGGCAGAACTCTACGTCGTCGACGGCGACTCCTTCGAGACGTTCTTTCGGAACGTCCCGCCCATCGGAGTCGGCAAATTCGCGAGAATGGTTCCAATGGACGAGCACGAGCGACGACTCGGGCTCTCCCCCGACGGGAGCACCCAGAAATCGACTCCTTCCCAAGAATCCGTCGAGAAGAGGGCCTGA
- a CDS encoding alpha/beta fold hydrolase — protein MPIVRTNDIDTYYERRGDGPVLLFVHAAIVDASQWLPQLEALSDEYTTIAYDVRGHGLTGRSEREEYSVDLFVDDLEALVEELELDQPVIVGLSTGGCIAQAYAVRHPESIAGLVLADTFTAAVLDWRDRVQFAALRATVPPARLVGYERVERVKNWFHERFDAGATGDYGNIERLRRGKPNMATDEFAKVIRAIADFPETTVDLTAITVPTLVLYGENELQFIRRHVLRIAAEIPDVTVRKVPNAGHAANLDNHEFFTAAMAAFLTDHIYTDRTPSVGEPGDTGEPV, from the coding sequence ATGCCGATCGTTCGGACCAACGACATCGACACCTACTACGAACGACGCGGCGACGGTCCGGTTCTCCTCTTCGTTCACGCGGCTATCGTCGACGCCAGCCAGTGGCTGCCGCAGCTCGAGGCGCTCAGCGACGAGTACACGACCATCGCGTACGACGTTCGTGGACACGGCTTGACCGGCAGATCCGAGAGGGAGGAGTACTCGGTCGATCTCTTCGTCGACGATCTCGAAGCACTCGTCGAGGAGCTCGAACTCGACCAGCCCGTCATCGTGGGTCTTTCGACGGGCGGTTGCATCGCGCAGGCGTACGCAGTCCGCCACCCCGAGTCGATCGCGGGGCTCGTCCTCGCCGATACCTTCACCGCCGCTGTCCTCGACTGGCGCGACAGAGTCCAGTTCGCCGCGCTGAGAGCCACCGTTCCGCCGGCCCGACTCGTCGGCTACGAGCGGGTCGAGCGCGTCAAGAACTGGTTCCACGAGCGGTTCGACGCGGGGGCTACCGGTGACTACGGGAACATCGAACGGCTCCGGAGAGGGAAGCCGAACATGGCGACCGACGAGTTCGCCAAGGTGATCCGAGCGATCGCGGATTTCCCTGAAACGACGGTGGATCTCACGGCAATCACCGTTCCGACCCTGGTGCTGTACGGCGAGAACGAACTGCAATTCATCCGTCGTCACGTCCTGCGGATCGCCGCCGAGATCCCGGACGTTACCGTTCGGAAGGTCCCGAACGCCGGTCACGCCGCCAACCTCGACAACCACGAGTTCTTCACTGCGGCGATGGCGGCGTTCCTCACCGATCACATTTACACCGATCGAACCCCCTCCGTCGGCGAACCGGGGGATACAGGAGAACCGGTCTGA
- a CDS encoding helix-turn-helix domain-containing protein, whose amino-acid sequence MNRDLIVEEASGTAEEWEFHLRAHDQAALSTFQEACHDKEVPIDITRVHHNPEEADGPSHRLTRKQREAVTLAFERGYFAVPREITLTELAEEIGISRQAYSRRLQRGLRNVLSEVLPSDGE is encoded by the coding sequence ATGAACCGTGATCTGATCGTCGAGGAGGCTTCTGGGACGGCCGAGGAGTGGGAGTTCCACCTCCGCGCGCACGATCAAGCGGCGTTGTCGACCTTCCAAGAAGCATGTCACGATAAAGAGGTCCCGATCGACATTACGCGCGTCCATCACAATCCCGAAGAGGCTGACGGACCGTCACACCGTTTGACGAGAAAGCAGCGCGAGGCGGTTACGCTGGCGTTCGAGCGAGGGTACTTCGCGGTGCCGCGCGAGATCACGCTGACCGAACTCGCCGAAGAGATCGGGATCAGTCGCCAGGCGTATTCGCGCCGACTCCAGCGAGGGCTACGCAACGTGCTCAGTGAAGTGCTACCGTCAGACGGCGAGTAG
- a CDS encoding FAD-dependent monooxygenase, producing MPSRTETADVVVVGCGPGGAVLAYLLARSGVDVALLERASTFEREYRGFGWNPGVIRLFDEMDVLDDVLDLAHETVTEGSFSLYGEEVSVLDFDLLDTDYSYALMMEQPALLECLVDHASGYDRFSFHPATTATDLRADESGGCGGVHAHDRQANEDVEFEARVVVGADGRYSTVRSRAGIDPGLFDSPIDLVWFKLPSGTVDASSQGRIDRDGVLVYFGLGGGDIQVGYLVEDGEWPSIRNAGFDAFRTRVAAIDPHLGSVIDTHLDGFRDTTLLDVAPGLAETWTREGLLLLGDAAHVASPIGAQGNPLAVEDAVVAHDLLVDELAKTGGVLSAEALRAFETRRRPSVERVTSLQRRAAANLAFWLNYGRYVPPWLVRASTAAFGWTVPRSKRIRGLVESFALGDRSISVARTHFTD from the coding sequence ATGCCCAGCAGAACCGAAACCGCGGATGTCGTTGTCGTCGGTTGTGGTCCTGGTGGAGCTGTACTCGCGTACCTCCTCGCGCGGAGCGGTGTCGATGTCGCCCTTCTCGAACGGGCTAGTACCTTCGAACGGGAGTATCGAGGGTTCGGCTGGAACCCGGGCGTCATTCGATTGTTCGACGAGATGGACGTTCTCGACGACGTGCTCGATCTCGCTCACGAGACCGTCACTGAGGGGTCGTTCTCGCTCTACGGCGAGGAGGTCTCGGTTCTCGATTTCGACCTCCTCGATACCGACTACTCGTATGCGCTCATGATGGAGCAGCCGGCGCTCCTCGAGTGTCTCGTCGACCACGCCAGTGGGTACGATCGGTTCTCGTTCCATCCTGCGACGACGGCGACCGACCTTCGAGCAGACGAATCGGGTGGATGTGGTGGCGTACACGCTCACGACCGGCAGGCCAACGAGGACGTCGAGTTCGAGGCGCGCGTCGTGGTTGGTGCGGACGGCCGATACTCGACGGTCCGGTCGAGGGCCGGCATCGATCCGGGACTGTTCGATTCGCCCATCGATCTCGTGTGGTTCAAACTCCCGAGCGGGACGGTCGACGCCAGCTCACAGGGTCGTATCGACCGCGACGGCGTTCTCGTCTATTTCGGGTTGGGCGGCGGCGATATTCAGGTGGGATATCTCGTCGAAGACGGTGAATGGCCCTCCATCCGGAATGCAGGGTTCGATGCGTTCCGAACCCGAGTCGCTGCGATCGATCCACACCTCGGATCCGTGATCGACACGCATCTCGATGGGTTTCGTGACACGACCCTCCTGGATGTCGCACCAGGCCTCGCGGAGACGTGGACTCGGGAGGGTCTCCTGCTGCTGGGCGACGCTGCTCACGTCGCCAGTCCGATCGGTGCACAAGGCAATCCCCTTGCCGTGGAAGATGCCGTCGTCGCTCACGACCTCCTCGTCGACGAACTCGCGAAAACCGGAGGGGTGCTATCCGCTGAGGCACTTCGTGCTTTCGAGACTCGACGGCGACCGAGTGTTGAACGCGTCACTTCGCTCCAGCGTCGTGCCGCAGCGAACCTCGCGTTCTGGCTCAACTACGGACGGTACGTCCCACCGTGGCTGGTTCGTGCGTCGACAGCGGCGTTCGGCTGGACGGTTCCACGATCGAAGCGGATTCGAGGACTGGTCGAGTCGTTCGCACTCGGTGACCGGTCGATTTCGGTCGCTCGCACGCATTTCACCGATTGA